In Pantoea cypripedii, the following proteins share a genomic window:
- a CDS encoding DeoR/GlpR family transcriptional regulator, which yields MKQTQRHDAIIDLVRRQGYVSTEELVDHFEVSPQTIRRDLNDLADQNKIQRHHGGAALPSSSENTAWQDRKMMWSAEKARIAARVASQIPDGATLFIDIGTTPEAVAHALLNHSNLRVVTNNLNVAMLLMAKPDFRVIIAGGEVRTRDGGIMGEATLDFISQFRLDYGILGISGIDMDGSLLEFDYHEVRTKRAIIENSRCVMLVVDHSKFGRNAMVNLGSMSLIDYLYTDLVPPASVMKVIEQHEVQLELC from the coding sequence GTGAAGCAGACGCAACGTCATGACGCCATTATCGATCTGGTCCGGCGTCAGGGATATGTCAGCACGGAAGAGCTGGTGGATCATTTTGAGGTCAGCCCGCAAACCATCCGGCGCGATCTGAACGATCTGGCCGATCAGAACAAAATTCAGCGTCATCACGGCGGCGCAGCGCTGCCATCCAGTTCAGAAAACACCGCCTGGCAGGACCGCAAAATGATGTGGTCGGCGGAAAAAGCGCGCATTGCGGCGCGTGTCGCCAGCCAGATCCCCGATGGCGCAACCTTGTTTATCGATATCGGGACCACGCCAGAAGCGGTAGCCCACGCGTTGCTGAACCATAGCAATCTGCGCGTCGTCACCAATAACCTCAACGTGGCGATGTTGCTGATGGCGAAGCCTGATTTCCGCGTCATCATCGCCGGTGGTGAAGTCCGCACTCGCGATGGCGGTATCATGGGGGAAGCCACCCTCGACTTTATCTCCCAGTTCCGTCTCGATTACGGCATTCTTGGTATCAGCGGTATTGATATGGATGGCTCGCTGCTGGAGTTCGATTACCACGAAGTGCGTACCAAACGCGCCATCATTGAAAACTCACGCTGCGTGATGCTGGTGGTGGACCACTCGAAATTTGGCCGCAACGCCATGGTCAATCTGGGCAGCATGAGCCTGATCGACTATCTGTACACTGACCTCGTACCGCCTGCCAGCGTGATGAAAGTGATTGAGCAGCACGAAGTCCAGCTCGAACTCTGCTAA
- the glpG gene encoding rhomboid family intramembrane serine protease GlpG: MRITQFNNPRMAQAFVDYMASRGVRLTIERESHFVILLEDESKLDMVENELAQFVRDPNHPRYQAASWHTGSTESGLRYERSNIWANIRERAGPLTMTMMIACVAVFILMQIVGDETVLGWLGWPDGPEQYFQVWRWFSHALLHFSLLHILFNLMWWWYLGGAVEKRLGSGKLFVIMLISALLTGWMQAKFSGALFGGLSGVVYALMGYCWLRGERDPESGIYLERGLMGFAIVWLIIGWYGAFGLSIANAAHVTGLLVGLAMAFVDTRSSALRR, from the coding sequence ATGCGCATTACCCAGTTCAATAATCCGCGCATGGCCCAGGCGTTTGTTGATTATATGGCGTCGCGCGGCGTCAGGCTGACGATTGAGCGCGAAAGCCATTTCGTCATTCTGCTGGAGGATGAAAGCAAACTGGATATGGTCGAAAACGAGCTCGCACAGTTCGTTCGTGATCCCAACCACCCCCGTTATCAGGCCGCCAGCTGGCACACCGGCAGTACCGAGAGCGGCTTGCGCTATGAGCGCAGCAATATCTGGGCGAACATTCGCGAACGCGCGGGTCCGCTCACCATGACCATGATGATTGCCTGCGTGGCGGTGTTTATCCTGATGCAGATTGTCGGTGATGAAACCGTGCTCGGCTGGCTGGGCTGGCCCGACGGCCCGGAGCAATATTTCCAGGTATGGCGCTGGTTTAGCCATGCGCTGCTGCATTTTTCCCTGCTGCATATTTTGTTCAACCTGATGTGGTGGTGGTACCTCGGCGGGGCGGTAGAAAAGCGTCTGGGCAGCGGCAAGTTATTTGTGATTATGCTCATTTCCGCACTTCTCACCGGTTGGATGCAGGCTAAATTCAGTGGCGCACTGTTTGGTGGCCTGTCGGGTGTGGTGTACGCGCTGATGGGATATTGCTGGCTGCGCGGCGAGCGCGATCCTGAAAGTGGGATTTATCTTGAGCGCGGTTTGATGGGTTTCGCTATTGTATGGTTGATTATTGGCTGGTACGGCGCATTTGGTTTGTCGATTGCCAATGCGGCACACGTCACTGGTCTGCTGGTTGGGCTGGCGATGGCGTTTGTCGATACGCGTTCGAGCGCGCTGCGCCGTTAG
- the glpE gene encoding thiosulfate sulfurtransferase GlpE, which translates to MENFECINVLQAQEHLAQGAQLVDIRDLQSFSLGHAAGAQHLSNDNLADFISQAKLDQPVLVMCYHGNSSKGAAQFLLGQGFSAAYSIDGGFDAWRAAFPAQVATGSM; encoded by the coding sequence ATGGAAAATTTCGAATGTATTAACGTCCTGCAAGCTCAGGAGCATCTGGCACAAGGTGCCCAACTGGTGGACATCCGCGACCTGCAAAGCTTCTCTCTGGGCCATGCTGCCGGTGCGCAGCATCTGTCGAATGACAACCTTGCTGACTTCATCAGTCAGGCGAAACTCGACCAGCCCGTTCTGGTGATGTGCTACCACGGTAATAGCAGTAAAGGTGCCGCACAGTTCCTGTTAGGACAGGGATTTAGTGCGGCTTACAGTATTGACGGGGGATTTGACGCCTGGCGTGCGGCGTTTCCGGCTCAGGTAGCCACTGGCTCAATGTGA
- the glpD gene encoding glycerol-3-phosphate dehydrogenase: METKDLIVIGGGINGAGIAVDAAGRGLSVLMLEARDLACATSSASSKLIHGGLRYLEHYEFRLVGEALAEREVLLKMAPHIAFPMRFRLPHRPHLRPAWMIRMGLFMYDHLGKRTSLPSSKGLRFGADSALKSEIKRGFEYSDCWVDDARMVVLNAQEVVKQGGEVRTRTRVTRAWREGGLWMVEAEDIDTGKTYTWRAKGLVNAAGPWVKQFFDDGLKLKSPYGIRLIKGSHIVVPRVHREKQAYILQNEDHRIVFVIPWMDEFSIIGTTDVEYKGDPKEVKIDDNEISYLLKVYNAHFKKQLTSEDIVWTYSGVRPLCDDESDSPQAITRDYTLDVHDDNGQAPLLSVFGGKLTTYRKLAEHALEKLAKYYPNAGPAWTKNAVLPGGNIAGSREDYAANLRRRYPFISEGMARHFARTYGSNTEVLLEGAQSPADLGENFGHEFYEAELRYLVKHEWVYELDDAIWRRTKQGMWLNDAEQARIREWLATHRQKPTLSLAS, from the coding sequence GTGGAAACCAAAGACCTGATCGTTATCGGCGGCGGCATCAACGGTGCCGGCATTGCAGTGGATGCTGCAGGACGCGGACTGTCGGTGCTGATGCTGGAGGCGCGGGATTTGGCCTGTGCAACCTCCTCTGCCAGTTCCAAACTGATCCACGGTGGCCTGCGCTACCTTGAACACTACGAATTTCGCCTGGTTGGCGAAGCCCTGGCGGAACGTGAAGTGCTGCTGAAAATGGCACCGCACATTGCCTTCCCGATGCGCTTCCGTCTGCCGCACCGCCCGCATTTGCGCCCGGCGTGGATGATCCGCATGGGCCTGTTTATGTATGACCATCTCGGTAAACGCACCAGTCTGCCGAGCAGTAAAGGCCTGCGTTTTGGTGCGGATTCGGCACTTAAGTCTGAAATCAAGCGCGGATTCGAATATTCCGACTGCTGGGTGGACGATGCGCGCATGGTGGTCCTCAATGCCCAGGAAGTGGTGAAACAGGGTGGCGAAGTCCGCACCCGCACCCGCGTGACCCGCGCCTGGCGTGAAGGCGGCCTGTGGATGGTCGAAGCCGAGGATATTGATACCGGTAAAACCTACACCTGGCGTGCCAAAGGTCTGGTGAATGCGGCCGGTCCGTGGGTCAAACAGTTCTTCGACGATGGCCTGAAGCTGAAATCCCCGTATGGCATCCGTCTGATCAAAGGCAGCCATATCGTGGTGCCGCGCGTACATCGTGAAAAGCAGGCCTATATTCTGCAGAACGAAGATCACCGCATCGTATTTGTTATTCCGTGGATGGATGAGTTCTCCATCATCGGCACCACTGACGTCGAATATAAAGGCGATCCGAAAGAGGTGAAAATCGATGATAACGAAATCAGCTATCTGCTGAAGGTGTACAACGCACACTTCAAAAAACAGCTGACCAGCGAAGATATCGTCTGGACCTATTCCGGCGTGCGCCCGCTGTGTGATGACGAGTCCGATTCACCGCAGGCAATTACCCGTGATTACACGCTGGATGTGCATGACGATAATGGCCAGGCACCGCTGCTGTCAGTATTTGGCGGCAAGCTGACGACTTACCGTAAGCTGGCGGAACACGCGCTGGAAAAACTGGCGAAATATTACCCGAATGCCGGTCCCGCCTGGACCAAAAACGCCGTACTGCCGGGTGGCAATATTGCCGGTTCACGCGAGGATTACGCGGCCAACCTGCGTCGCCGTTATCCGTTTATCAGTGAAGGTATGGCCCGTCATTTCGCCCGCACCTATGGCAGCAACACTGAAGTGCTGCTGGAAGGCGCGCAGAGCCCCGCCGATCTCGGTGAGAACTTCGGCCATGAATTCTATGAAGCTGAATTGCGTTACCTGGTGAAACACGAATGGGTGTATGAACTGGACGATGCTATCTGGCGTCGCACCAAACAAGGCATGTGGCTGAACGATGCCGAACAGGCGCGTATTCGTGAGTGGCTGGCGACCCACCGCCAAAAACCGACGTTGTCGCTGGCGTCCTGA